TTTGAGCCAGCAGCCATGCCAAAGCGATCTGAGCCGGCGTTACGCTCTTTTCGGTTGCGATCTCCTTGACCAGATGGACCAGCACCTGATTGGCATCCAGGTTTTCCGGTCTGAACCGAGGCGCGACACTGCGGAAATCGGAACTGCCGAAGGAAGCCTTCTTGTCGAACCTTCCGGTGAGAAAACCTCTGCCCAGCGGGCTGAAGGGGACAAAACCGATTCCGAGCTCCTCCAGCGTCGGCAAAAGCTCCTCTTCGGGTTGCCTCCACATCATGGAATATTCGCTTTGAACGGCGGCGACCGGCACCACGGCATGAGCCCGTCGGATGGTCTGCACGCCCGCCTCGGAAAGGCCGAAGTGTTTGACTTTACCCTTCTGAATCAACTCTCCGACGGTCCCGGCTACCTCCTCGATTGGCACGTTCGGATCGACGCGATGTTGATAGAACAGGTCGATGCGATCCGTTCTGAGTCGTTTCAACGACGCATCGGCGACTTCACGGATTCGCTCCGGTCGGCTGTCCTGCGGCTTGTACGCGTCCCCCTCCCGGAAACCGAACTTGGTGGCGATCACCACCTTGTCACGGAAAGGTTCGAGAGCCTCTCCGACCAGTTCTTCGTTTGTAAGGGGTCCGTAACACTCGGCGGTATCAAAAAAGGTGACACCGCGGTCAATAGCCGAATGGATCAGGGCAATCATCTCACCTTTGTCCGCCGGTGGGCCATAACCGAAGCTCATGCCCATGCACCCGAGTCCGAGGGCTGAAATTTCAATCCCGCTATTTCCTAATTGTCGCTTTTGCACTGTCTTCTCCTTTCACGGGCATTCGTCGCCCCATAGAAAGCGGCTGCGGCGATCCCTTTGGAGGCGTCCATGACGCGGCCGCCGCCGAGGGCGAGAATCCCGTCGCAAGCCTCTCGGCGCACCATGTCCACTCCCCGTCTCACGGGAGGTCCTCTTGGGAGCGGACGCAATGCCGGAACACGCAACCGCGGAAAGTCCGGCGTTCTCGAGACTCGTCGCGGCGCGGTCAAGCCCTTTCATTTGACGCCGCCGGTCACGATCGGAGCCTGTCTGCCGTAACCGCGTGCCCCTTTCCCCAAGCGGGCCAAATCCCCGACGCCGAAGAAAATTTGGGTCGGATTTTAAAATTTAAATTTCATTCTTCGTCTGCTTCCTCTATCGTCCAGTTGGGGTATCAAGGTGGAGAAACTCCCCTCTCTTCAGCTTCATCGACCTCCATGACACTTTAGCCCCCATCACCTCGATGAAGGTAGCGCGATTCTCTCAAAATATTGCCTATTCGTTCGAGTATCTGGGGAATTTGCCTCCTGTGGGTTTCCTGTGCTATCTTCCGTGGGCGACCTTACGACGAGCCGGACAGGCCCAAGGAGAACGCAAGAGGAATGATGCCATGAAGCTGGCTCTTGAGAAGCTGAGAAAAGACATTGCCCGATGGACCGATCGAGAAGAGCGGCGCGCGACAGCCATACCGGACCTGTCCCTCGTCCGACGAGAGGAGCCTACGGCTCCGAGCAGCGGCCTCTATGAACCGAGCGTCTGCGTGGTAGCTCAGGGCGCAAAGCGGGTGATCCTCGGCGACGACACGTACACCTACGACGCCCATCACTATCTGATCACATCCGTTCACTTGCCCACCATCGTCCAGATCATCGATGCGAGCGAGGAAAAGCCCTATATGGGGCTCGTCCTGAGGCTCGACCTGCGCGAGGTTTCGCAACTCATGGTGGACAGCAACCTTCCCGCGCCCCGCGCACAGCAAGCGAGTCGCGGCATGGCCACGGGGGAGATGATACCTCCCCTGCTCGACGCCTTTCAGCGACTCGTCGACCTCCTCGGAAATGAAAGGGACATCCCCATCCTTGCCCCGATCATCCAGCGAGAAATCCTTTACCGTCTGCTCGTAGGCGATCAGGGCACACGTCTGCGCCAGATCGCGTCGGCAGGAAGCCGGAGCCGGCAGATCGCTCAGACGATCGAGTGGCTGAGGGAAAACTTCTCCTCCTCTCTGCGCGTCGACGATCTTGCGGCCAGGGCGGGCATGAGCGCCTCGACCTTCCACCATCACTTCCGATCGTTGACCGCCCTGAGTCCCCTGCAATTCCAAAAACAGCTACGCCTGCAGGAGGCCAGGCGGCTGATGCTTGCGGAACATCTGGACGCGACAACCGCGGCATTCCAGGTCGGCTACGAGAGTCCTTCCCAATTCAATCGGGAGTACGGCCGCCTCTTCGGTGCCCCGCCACGGCGAGACATCACCAACCTCCGCCGTATGGCAGTCGGTCAGGAAAGGGACAGCCAGAGGAATGACCTTCGGGAAAGGAATTGATCGTCCTGCTTCGCTGCTTTCAAACTCCCTGTCACAACAAAATCCTATCCAGCCAACAGATTTTTGATGCTCTATTATAACGACATATTTCAGTCCATAATTACACAAACACCACTATATGCAATATTTTAGATTTATAAAAGCATAGACCGCATTGATATTTATCAAAAAATCAATTCGATACATAAGACCAAGAAAGCTATCAATTCATTATTTTTTACAGCTAATACAAAAAGGGACGAC
The DNA window shown above is from Aminithiophilus ramosus and carries:
- a CDS encoding iron-containing alcohol dehydrogenase, with amino-acid sequence MTAPRRVSRTPDFPRLRVPALRPLPRGPPVRRGVDMVRREACDGILALGGGRVMDASKGIAAAAFYGATNARERRRQCKSDN
- a CDS encoding AraC family transcriptional regulator; the protein is MKLALEKLRKDIARWTDREERRATAIPDLSLVRREEPTAPSSGLYEPSVCVVAQGAKRVILGDDTYTYDAHHYLITSVHLPTIVQIIDASEEKPYMGLVLRLDLREVSQLMVDSNLPAPRAQQASRGMATGEMIPPLLDAFQRLVDLLGNERDIPILAPIIQREILYRLLVGDQGTRLRQIASAGSRSRQIAQTIEWLRENFSSSLRVDDLAARAGMSASTFHHHFRSLTALSPLQFQKQLRLQEARRLMLAEHLDATTAAFQVGYESPSQFNREYGRLFGAPPRRDITNLRRMAVGQERDSQRNDLRERN
- a CDS encoding aldo/keto reductase produces the protein MQKRQLGNSGIEISALGLGCMGMSFGYGPPADKGEMIALIHSAIDRGVTFFDTAECYGPLTNEELVGEALEPFRDKVVIATKFGFREGDAYKPQDSRPERIREVADASLKRLRTDRIDLFYQHRVDPNVPIEEVAGTVGELIQKGKVKHFGLSEAGVQTIRRAHAVVPVAAVQSEYSMMWRQPEEELLPTLEELGIGFVPFSPLGRGFLTGRFDKKASFGSSDFRSVAPRFRPENLDANQVLVHLVKEIATEKSVTPAQIALAWLLAQKPWIVPIPGTTQRHRLEENLGAVDIDLTAGELRDLNDALAKIGISGDRYPAELARLTGK